In a single window of the Nocardioides massiliensis genome:
- a CDS encoding carboxymuconolactone decarboxylase family protein: protein MPAELGAEINGRLAARTLSSTLPVQIWARRPEAATAWVRLLATLNEGAILDERLRELVRLRIASFTQCRTCQIGRKSDTVSEQDIACLSSDDESFTPREQVALRYADNFSADWFAVDDATYRELAEHFTVEEIVELQMFSAMMLAGGRLALVQRAWVDDEVEPVLGV from the coding sequence ATGCCTGCCGAACTCGGTGCCGAGATCAATGGACGACTTGCTGCGCGCACGCTGAGCAGTACGCTGCCCGTCCAGATCTGGGCGCGACGGCCCGAGGCCGCAACGGCCTGGGTCCGCCTGTTGGCCACCCTGAACGAGGGGGCGATCCTGGACGAGCGACTGCGCGAACTGGTGCGTCTGCGTATCGCATCCTTTACTCAATGCCGAACCTGTCAGATCGGACGCAAGAGCGACACTGTCAGTGAACAGGACATCGCCTGCCTCTCGTCCGATGACGAGTCGTTCACCCCGCGCGAGCAGGTAGCGCTGCGCTACGCAGACAACTTCAGTGCAGACTGGTTCGCCGTCGACGACGCGACCTACCGGGAGCTCGCTGAGCACTTCACGGTCGAGGAGATCGTGGAACTGCAAATGTTCAGCGCGATGATGCTTGCCGGCGGGCGTCTGGCGCTAGTCCAGCGTGCGTGGGTCGACGACGAGGTTGAGCCGGTCCTCGGGGTCTGA
- a CDS encoding SDR family NAD(P)-dependent oxidoreductase, translated as MSIRPLVGKVALVTGGTRGLGRQIAAGLATRGATVIVAGRDGDRSVEAAAAVARETGGAAFGMACHVGRWVECDALVERVIADHRRLDILVNNAGMSPLYDSLEAVTEEYFDKVIAVNLKGPFRLSVNASNAMVEGGAIVNISSIAAVRPYAHQIPYALAKAGLNTLTVAMAHACGPKVRVNAVMAGPFLTDASAGWDMGAFSERAEREIPLRRAGAPEEIVGAVAYLVGPDSGYTTGAVLKVDGGEAWSPS; from the coding sequence ATGAGCATCAGACCATTGGTAGGCAAGGTCGCGCTCGTCACTGGCGGCACCCGGGGGCTCGGTCGGCAGATCGCCGCGGGCCTCGCCACCCGGGGAGCGACGGTCATCGTTGCCGGCCGCGACGGAGACCGCTCGGTCGAGGCTGCGGCCGCCGTAGCCCGCGAGACGGGTGGCGCCGCGTTCGGAATGGCGTGCCACGTCGGTCGATGGGTGGAGTGTGACGCCTTAGTCGAGAGGGTCATCGCTGATCACAGGCGCTTGGACATCCTGGTCAACAACGCGGGCATGTCACCGCTCTACGACAGCCTTGAGGCGGTCACTGAGGAGTACTTCGACAAGGTGATTGCCGTCAACCTCAAGGGCCCGTTCCGGTTGAGCGTCAATGCCTCGAATGCCATGGTTGAGGGCGGCGCGATCGTCAACATCAGCAGCATCGCCGCTGTCCGCCCTTATGCCCACCAAATCCCGTACGCGCTCGCCAAAGCCGGGCTGAACACGCTCACAGTCGCGATGGCCCACGCCTGCGGTCCTAAGGTCCGGGTTAACGCGGTGATGGCCGGGCCGTTCCTGACCGATGCCAGTGCTGGGTGGGACATGGGCGCGTTCAGCGAGCGAGCGGAACGCGAGATCCCTTTGCGCCGTGCCGGGGCACCCGAGGAGATCGTCGGTGCGGTGGCCTACCTGGTCGGTCCCGACAGTGGTTACACGACGGGTGCTGTACTCAAGGTCGATGGGGGGGAGGCGTGGTCGCCCTCATGA
- a CDS encoding Zn-ribbon domain-containing OB-fold protein has translation MAVSGRGTVFSFTINRQPFLPSLPPPYVVAIVELDEQEGLQLTTRVVNCEPEEVHIGQRVTVVFEQHGDIYLPFFEPLKGGENR, from the coding sequence ATGGCCGTCAGTGGCCGGGGAACAGTCTTCAGTTTCACGATCAACCGCCAGCCTTTCCTGCCGAGTCTGCCTCCGCCGTACGTCGTAGCGATCGTCGAACTCGACGAGCAGGAGGGCCTGCAGCTGACAACCCGTGTCGTCAACTGTGAGCCCGAAGAGGTCCACATCGGTCAGCGGGTCACCGTGGTCTTCGAACAGCATGGCGACATCTACCTGCCCTTCTTTGAGCCATTGAAAGGCGGTGAGAATCGATGA
- a CDS encoding phosphotransferase family protein, translating to MTAVELVSGGTQNILLAFTLDGHRRVLRRPPVNKRPESDQVARREARIVTALGSTDVPHPRLLASCAGTDVLGAAFHVAEYVDGFSLWGPVPEPWSSDPSWVQMAGLDTVDAFAALARVDPEAFGLGDFVRPGPWAARQPDRWLRQLSSYDELDGGTDEAERLPGAAAAHAWLVANIPSTERLGLLHGDAHLGNVLVRRDGTGVVLVDWELATVGDPLLDLAQLLATWPVEGSPYFERVQVAGLPDVEEVVARWATASGRPIDDLAWYRVLAAYRLAVLLEGTHARARAGLVPLSTGRTLHQRACGLLAAVTYNPWSADVGL from the coding sequence GTGACCGCCGTCGAGCTCGTGTCTGGAGGCACGCAGAACATCCTGCTGGCCTTCACTCTGGACGGTCACCGGCGGGTGCTGCGTCGGCCTCCTGTGAACAAGCGCCCGGAGAGCGACCAAGTGGCGCGGCGCGAGGCGCGGATCGTCACAGCACTCGGATCCACCGACGTGCCTCACCCACGTCTGCTTGCATCCTGCGCGGGGACTGACGTCCTCGGTGCCGCCTTCCATGTAGCCGAATATGTCGACGGATTCTCCTTGTGGGGTCCCGTGCCGGAGCCGTGGTCCAGCGACCCGTCGTGGGTGCAGATGGCCGGCCTGGACACCGTCGACGCGTTTGCGGCATTGGCTCGTGTCGACCCGGAAGCCTTCGGGCTGGGCGACTTTGTGAGACCAGGCCCATGGGCGGCGCGTCAGCCGGACCGCTGGCTGCGCCAACTCTCGTCGTACGACGAGTTGGACGGCGGAACTGATGAGGCCGAGCGCCTGCCTGGGGCTGCTGCTGCCCATGCGTGGTTGGTAGCCAACATTCCGAGCACAGAACGACTCGGTCTGCTGCACGGCGATGCTCATCTTGGCAACGTGTTAGTGCGACGAGACGGGACGGGGGTGGTGCTTGTCGACTGGGAGTTGGCCACGGTCGGGGATCCTCTGCTCGACCTGGCCCAACTCCTTGCGACCTGGCCTGTCGAAGGATCGCCCTATTTTGAGCGGGTACAAGTGGCTGGCCTGCCCGACGTCGAAGAGGTTGTGGCCCGGTGGGCCACCGCGAGCGGTCGACCGATAGATGATCTTGCGTGGTACCGGGTGCTAGCCGCCTACCGACTGGCAGTACTGCTGGAGGGCACGCATGCACGGGCGCGCGCCGGCCTGGTTCCGTTGTCTACCGGCCGCACCCTGCATCAACGCGCCTGCGGCCTGCTTGCCGCGGTGACCTACAACCCCTGGAGTGCCGATGTGGGCCTTTGA
- a CDS encoding thiolase family protein, producing the protein MITGIGRSDIGRHLGRSGLDLTVQAARTAVADAGLKMADIDGLVAWPGEYAAAPGFNGPSPWRTKSALDLDLKWHLACQEGPAQFTPVMAAAMAVSTGLARHVLVYRTTEESTAQGVGRRLRTDGGDAGGVTGYLHWLRPFGALSAANWLAMNYRRYAMETGARRDQVGWLSVSQRRYAADNPAAILRDHITIDDYLSARMISDPFCLLDCDLPADGSVALVVSAAETAADAPTSIRIEAIGSAISNRPEWDQWRHPHQMAAQDAARHLWNRTDLKPADVDTAQLYDGFTFLTIVWLESLGFCEYGEAPAFVEGGKNIAVDGQLPLNTSGGQLSAGRLHGWGHLYEACAQLRGEAGARQVQGAEVALAAAGGGPHGGCLLLTT; encoded by the coding sequence GTGATCACCGGCATCGGCCGCTCTGATATTGGCCGCCATCTCGGGCGGTCAGGTCTCGATCTCACTGTGCAAGCCGCCCGCACCGCAGTGGCCGACGCCGGCCTGAAGATGGCCGACATCGACGGGCTCGTCGCGTGGCCCGGGGAGTATGCTGCGGCTCCTGGGTTCAACGGCCCAAGCCCGTGGAGGACCAAGAGCGCCCTCGACCTGGACCTAAAATGGCATCTGGCCTGCCAGGAGGGGCCGGCTCAGTTCACGCCCGTGATGGCTGCCGCTATGGCTGTCTCCACGGGCTTAGCCCGCCACGTACTGGTTTACCGAACCACCGAGGAATCGACTGCCCAGGGAGTCGGGCGGCGGCTGCGCACCGACGGAGGTGACGCCGGAGGTGTCACCGGCTATCTGCATTGGCTCCGGCCATTTGGAGCGCTGTCCGCCGCCAACTGGTTGGCCATGAACTACCGCCGCTACGCCATGGAGACCGGTGCTCGTCGCGATCAGGTGGGCTGGCTCTCAGTGAGCCAGCGGCGCTACGCCGCCGACAACCCGGCGGCCATCCTCCGGGATCACATCACCATCGATGACTATCTGTCCGCCCGGATGATCAGCGATCCTTTCTGCCTCCTCGACTGCGACCTGCCTGCCGATGGCTCCGTGGCGCTCGTGGTTTCGGCCGCCGAGACCGCGGCTGACGCACCCACTTCGATCCGGATCGAAGCCATCGGGTCGGCGATATCGAACCGGCCCGAGTGGGACCAGTGGCGCCACCCGCATCAGATGGCAGCTCAGGACGCGGCCCGCCACCTGTGGAACCGGACCGACCTCAAGCCAGCTGACGTGGACACGGCCCAACTCTACGACGGGTTCACTTTCCTCACGATCGTGTGGCTGGAGTCGCTGGGCTTTTGTGAGTACGGCGAAGCACCAGCGTTCGTGGAGGGTGGCAAGAACATCGCGGTGGACGGCCAACTCCCCCTCAACACCAGCGGTGGCCAGCTCTCAGCGGGTCGCCTCCACGGCTGGGGTCATCTCTACGAGGCCTGCGCGCAACTACGAGGCGAGGCGGGCGCCCGGCAGGTTCAGGGCGCCGAGGTGGCGTTGGCCGCCGCAGGAGGCGGACCGCACGGCGGCTGCCTACTGCTCACAACCTGA
- a CDS encoding VOC family protein, with product MALQGLELHHVALRIRPGTEDATESFFSEVLGIHPDPGAREIPGIPLFWMDVDTAQVHLFSVEGTSEYARTSDRDPFVQHVAFGVPDIAEARAELERLSQTYWRVGRNEDLQLFTYDPTGNMIELHQVGTCRCQSTSRLDRG from the coding sequence ATGGCACTCCAAGGACTCGAGCTCCACCACGTTGCGTTGCGGATCCGGCCCGGCACCGAGGACGCAACGGAGTCGTTCTTCAGCGAGGTGCTCGGCATTCACCCGGATCCCGGGGCCCGCGAGATTCCCGGGATCCCCCTGTTCTGGATGGACGTTGACACGGCGCAAGTTCACCTGTTCTCCGTCGAGGGGACCTCAGAATATGCCCGGACGTCTGACCGGGATCCTTTCGTCCAGCACGTCGCATTCGGCGTCCCGGATATCGCAGAGGCACGTGCAGAGCTGGAACGCCTCAGTCAGACCTATTGGAGGGTCGGGCGCAACGAAGACCTGCAACTCTTCACCTACGACCCCACCGGCAATATGATCGAGTTGCACCAAGTCGGCACGTGTCGCTGCCAGTCAACCAGCCGGCTTGACCGCGGATGA
- a CDS encoding acyl-CoA dehydrogenase family protein, which yields MWAFETEPGYQAQLDWADEFVRTQVEPLDLTQGSPFDPSNRRVRDYVRVLQDEVRAQGLWACHLGPELGGQGYGQMRLALLNEVIGRSVWAPLVFGCQAPDSGNAEILARFGTAEQKKRFLEPLLNGQVCSTYAMTEPHAGADPTLFTTTAVRDGDWWVINGEKWFATNARYAAFLIVMCVTDPDADAPHRRMSMFLVPAGTPGVELVRSVGVGTDKPGEGTHGYLRFHDVRVASDAMLGEQGAAFAVAQTRLGGGRIHHAMRTISQVRAALDAMCERAVARTTRGGSLADLGVVQQQVADSWTEIEQFRLLVLRTAWLIDKHQDYRKVRGDIAAVKALMPGVFSRVVQRAMHLHGALGVSEEMPFVEWMGRAEVLGIADGPTEVHQQTLARVLLRSYEAPEGIWPSAHIPTRREAALTALEGLLDPEVTGA from the coding sequence ATGTGGGCCTTTGAAACAGAGCCTGGCTACCAGGCCCAATTGGACTGGGCTGATGAGTTCGTCCGCACCCAGGTCGAACCACTCGACCTCACACAAGGCAGCCCGTTCGATCCTTCCAACCGGCGGGTCCGCGACTACGTCCGAGTCTTGCAGGACGAGGTTCGGGCCCAAGGGCTGTGGGCCTGCCACCTGGGGCCCGAACTCGGGGGGCAGGGATATGGGCAGATGCGGCTCGCGCTGTTGAACGAGGTGATTGGTCGCTCTGTTTGGGCTCCGCTCGTCTTTGGCTGCCAGGCACCGGACTCCGGCAACGCCGAGATCCTTGCGCGTTTTGGGACCGCAGAGCAAAAGAAGCGTTTCCTCGAGCCGCTCCTCAACGGCCAGGTCTGCTCTACCTACGCCATGACCGAACCTCACGCCGGCGCGGACCCAACCCTGTTCACGACAACGGCTGTGCGGGACGGCGATTGGTGGGTGATCAACGGAGAGAAGTGGTTCGCGACCAACGCGCGCTACGCGGCTTTCCTGATCGTGATGTGCGTGACCGACCCCGATGCAGACGCACCTCATCGGCGAATGTCAATGTTTCTCGTGCCAGCGGGAACTCCTGGCGTGGAATTGGTTCGCAGCGTCGGAGTCGGCACCGACAAGCCCGGCGAGGGGACGCACGGCTACCTGCGTTTCCATGACGTGCGGGTTGCCTCCGACGCGATGCTGGGTGAGCAGGGCGCCGCTTTTGCCGTCGCCCAGACGCGGCTCGGTGGCGGCCGCATCCATCACGCCATGCGTACCATCAGCCAGGTCCGTGCCGCCCTCGACGCGATGTGCGAACGGGCGGTAGCACGGACCACGCGCGGTGGGTCGCTCGCCGATCTCGGCGTGGTGCAGCAGCAGGTGGCCGACAGTTGGACCGAGATCGAGCAGTTTCGACTGTTGGTGCTGCGCACGGCCTGGTTGATCGACAAACACCAAGACTATCGAAAGGTTCGCGGCGACATCGCCGCCGTGAAGGCCCTGATGCCCGGTGTGTTCAGCAGGGTTGTGCAGCGAGCGATGCACCTTCATGGTGCGCTTGGGGTGTCCGAGGAGATGCCTTTCGTGGAGTGGATGGGACGCGCGGAGGTGCTGGGGATTGCCGACGGGCCGACGGAGGTGCACCAGCAGACGCTCGCCCGGGTGTTGCTGAGGAGCTATGAAGCGCCTGAGGGAATCTGGCCGTCTGCCCACATTCCGACGCGCCGTGAGGCTGCGCTGACAGCGCTTGAGGGCCTGTTGGATCCAGAGGTAACGGGAGCATGA
- a CDS encoding NADPH:quinone oxidoreductase family protein, with the protein MGAGLMRAAVVRRRGGPEVITIEEIPAPKLKSGAVRVAVAAAALNFPDLLIMAGTYQATVELPYVPGCEFSGRVLDVADDVTTIAVGDVVFGLATHGALADQIVIDACRVTAVPNDGVEPRSLAAYSVTYTTSYHALRTFADLKPGEWLAVLGSAGGVGLAAVDIARALGARPIAIARGQDRLAQCMDAGAEATIDYSSEDVKVRLKEITGAGVDVVIDPVGGPSAEQALRAMRWGGRYVVVGFASGDIPRIPLNLVLLKGVHLMGFENRTVLQHLPDTAPAHRREILERYLAGEVRPRIGSVHTLDDVAAGLESIAARRIVGKVVVDVDLSVLSP; encoded by the coding sequence ATGGGCGCAGGACTGATGCGGGCGGCGGTGGTAAGACGACGTGGGGGGCCGGAGGTCATCACGATCGAGGAAATTCCGGCACCAAAGCTCAAGTCCGGCGCCGTCCGGGTAGCGGTGGCTGCGGCGGCGCTCAACTTCCCTGATCTATTGATCATGGCGGGCACTTACCAAGCGACGGTAGAACTGCCCTACGTGCCCGGCTGTGAGTTTTCCGGTCGAGTGCTCGACGTCGCCGACGACGTCACCACTATTGCCGTAGGGGACGTGGTGTTCGGCCTGGCCACCCATGGGGCGCTCGCCGACCAGATCGTGATCGACGCCTGCCGAGTGACCGCCGTGCCGAACGACGGTGTGGAACCGCGATCGCTGGCGGCCTACAGCGTCACCTACACGACGTCGTATCATGCGCTGCGCACTTTCGCCGACCTGAAACCTGGGGAGTGGCTCGCGGTGCTGGGGAGCGCGGGGGGTGTGGGCCTGGCTGCTGTGGACATCGCTCGAGCACTCGGGGCACGGCCGATCGCAATTGCCCGCGGGCAAGACCGGTTGGCACAGTGCATGGACGCAGGAGCCGAGGCAACTATCGACTACTCCAGCGAGGACGTGAAGGTCCGATTGAAGGAGATCACGGGTGCCGGCGTCGACGTCGTCATTGATCCGGTCGGCGGCCCCAGCGCGGAGCAGGCCTTGCGCGCGATGCGATGGGGTGGGCGGTACGTCGTCGTCGGCTTCGCCTCCGGAGACATCCCGCGGATCCCGCTCAATCTTGTACTGCTCAAGGGCGTGCACCTGATGGGTTTCGAGAATCGTACGGTGCTGCAGCACCTGCCGGACACGGCCCCTGCGCATCGCCGCGAGATTCTCGAGCGCTATCTGGCAGGAGAGGTGCGACCGCGCATCGGCTCTGTGCATACGCTGGACGACGTTGCCGCAGGACTGGAATCTATTGCTGCGCGCCGGATCGTCGGAAAGGTGGTTGTCGATGTGGATCTGTCTGTGCTATCGCCCTGA
- a CDS encoding CaiB/BaiF CoA transferase family protein, producing the protein MTTNVLDGVRIVEVAMWTFVPTAGAVLAEWGADVVKIEHPVTGDAQRGLINSKFLPQEAGGVNYMMEVPNRGKRSFGLDLASDEGKELLYELCKTADVFLTNFLPDARQKLGIELEDIRKHNPKIIYARGHGAGVRGPDAHRGGFDSSSYWARGGIGYTVSPPGEYPVRMRSAFGDVMGGLTIAGGLAAALFRRERTGEPSVVDVSLLNLAMWNISVDMASAGLFPDKDVYRYDPEAMINPTVGMYATKDGRHLNLTMLQSDRYWTELVTAMGRPDLIADPRFESHELREKNALECTQELKDVFLSKTVDEWREVLADIEGVWSPLQTPQEVHVDPQAIANGYLPVLDTASGGKLAVVANPVQFDEEPASPVAAPELGQHTEEILLGMGRDWGQIIELKDRGVIT; encoded by the coding sequence ATGACGACGAACGTGCTGGATGGTGTACGCATCGTTGAAGTAGCGATGTGGACCTTCGTTCCCACGGCGGGCGCGGTGCTCGCCGAATGGGGCGCAGACGTTGTCAAGATCGAGCACCCGGTCACCGGTGACGCGCAACGCGGCCTGATCAATTCGAAGTTTCTTCCCCAGGAGGCCGGCGGGGTCAACTACATGATGGAGGTCCCCAACCGCGGCAAGCGGAGCTTCGGCCTCGACCTCGCCAGCGACGAGGGCAAGGAGCTGCTTTACGAGCTCTGCAAGACCGCAGACGTTTTCCTCACGAACTTCTTGCCCGACGCCCGTCAGAAACTCGGCATCGAGCTCGAGGACATCCGTAAGCACAATCCCAAAATTATCTACGCGCGCGGTCACGGCGCAGGCGTGCGGGGGCCGGACGCGCACCGGGGTGGCTTCGACTCCTCGTCGTACTGGGCTCGCGGCGGGATCGGCTACACGGTGAGCCCGCCCGGGGAGTATCCCGTGCGGATGCGCTCGGCCTTCGGGGATGTGATGGGAGGGTTGACGATCGCGGGCGGGCTCGCCGCCGCGCTCTTTCGTCGCGAGCGCACTGGCGAGCCGTCGGTCGTCGATGTGTCGTTGCTCAACCTCGCGATGTGGAACATCTCGGTCGACATGGCCTCGGCTGGCCTGTTTCCCGACAAGGACGTCTATCGCTACGACCCCGAAGCGATGATCAACCCGACGGTGGGCATGTATGCCACCAAGGACGGTCGGCACCTCAACCTCACTATGCTCCAGTCTGATCGGTACTGGACTGAGCTCGTGACCGCGATGGGCAGGCCCGACTTGATCGCAGATCCGCGGTTCGAAAGCCACGAACTTCGGGAGAAAAACGCTCTTGAGTGCACCCAAGAACTCAAGGATGTGTTCTTGTCGAAGACGGTCGACGAGTGGCGCGAGGTTCTCGCCGACATCGAGGGAGTCTGGTCGCCACTGCAGACGCCGCAGGAAGTCCACGTGGACCCGCAGGCTATCGCGAATGGTTACCTGCCTGTCCTCGACACAGCTAGTGGCGGCAAACTTGCAGTTGTTGCCAACCCGGTGCAGTTCGACGAGGAGCCTGCCTCTCCGGTCGCTGCGCCAGAGTTGGGTCAACACACTGAAGAGATTCTGCTCGGGATGGGTCGCGACTGGGGCCAGATCATTGAACTGAAGGATCGCGGTGTCATCACCTGA
- a CDS encoding ATP-binding cassette domain-containing protein yields the protein MNLLEVKGLVKDFKGRTGILHRAVDDVSFTLEAGKTLALVGESGAGKSTTGRLILRLIEPDAGTVVFDGVDVRALDRKRLTAQRRYMQMIFQDPFGCLDPRISVGESIAEPLFVHFKTPRDERMERAAELLERVGLGSSHMARYPAQLSGGQLQRISIARALTLEPKLIVCDEPVAALDMSIRAQVLNLLTDLQEDLGLAYLFVTHDMSLVQVIADDVAVMRSGRLVENRPVEELFADPQEDYTRQLLAAIPRAEAGRRRRHVR from the coding sequence GTGAACCTTCTGGAAGTCAAGGGACTCGTTAAGGATTTCAAAGGGCGCACGGGAATTCTCCACCGGGCAGTTGATGATGTGAGTTTCACGCTCGAAGCCGGAAAGACGCTTGCGCTTGTCGGTGAGTCAGGGGCCGGAAAGTCGACCACTGGACGGTTAATTCTTCGTCTGATCGAGCCGGATGCTGGGACCGTCGTCTTCGACGGCGTTGATGTACGGGCACTCGACCGCAAGCGGCTGACGGCGCAACGGCGGTACATGCAAATGATCTTCCAAGATCCATTCGGATGTCTGGATCCACGGATCTCTGTCGGCGAATCCATCGCGGAGCCACTCTTCGTGCACTTCAAGACGCCACGCGACGAACGGATGGAGCGTGCTGCTGAACTTCTCGAGCGCGTCGGCCTCGGAAGTTCCCACATGGCGCGTTACCCGGCCCAGCTCTCCGGCGGTCAACTGCAGCGCATCTCCATCGCGCGAGCGTTAACGTTGGAGCCCAAGCTGATCGTGTGCGACGAGCCTGTGGCTGCGCTCGACATGTCCATCCGCGCCCAAGTGCTCAACCTGCTGACCGATCTTCAAGAGGACCTGGGCCTGGCCTACCTATTCGTCACTCATGACATGTCACTCGTGCAGGTCATCGCGGACGACGTGGCCGTCATGCGCAGCGGACGACTCGTGGAGAACCGCCCGGTCGAGGAACTGTTCGCCGATCCGCAGGAGGACTACACGCGCCAGCTCCTCGCAGCTATTCCGCGCGCTGAAGCCGGCCGTCGACGCCGTCATGTCCGTTGA
- a CDS encoding enoyl-CoA hydratase-related protein: MNVTQEVRGHVLLVTLKRPDKRNAINADLAEGIEAALDRLDDDPDLWAGVITGDGSVFSAGTDLATPPQPQPRGGEYGVIRRDRSTPLIAAVEGKAVGGGFEIALACDLVVAGTSTQFSLPESRRGVVATSGALFRAAQRLPANVATEMLITGAHLTAARAHELGFVNRVTPDGRACTTALEIADLICQSSPTSVSATLHAQRASLAEAERRGWEVTAQARAAVLDSPNMREGVAAFFELREPRWLSF; the protein is encoded by the coding sequence ATGAACGTCACCCAGGAGGTTCGCGGCCACGTCCTCCTCGTCACCCTCAAGCGTCCCGACAAGCGCAACGCGATCAACGCCGACCTCGCCGAGGGGATCGAAGCGGCGCTGGACCGACTCGATGACGATCCCGATCTATGGGCGGGCGTGATCACCGGCGATGGTTCCGTCTTCTCTGCCGGCACAGATCTGGCCACCCCGCCGCAGCCGCAGCCGCGAGGCGGTGAGTATGGCGTGATCCGACGCGATCGATCGACCCCGCTGATCGCCGCCGTCGAAGGCAAGGCGGTGGGCGGCGGCTTCGAGATCGCGTTGGCCTGTGACCTCGTGGTGGCGGGGACGAGCACGCAGTTCTCATTGCCCGAGAGCCGACGAGGTGTGGTCGCGACGAGCGGTGCGCTTTTCCGTGCGGCGCAACGGCTCCCGGCGAATGTGGCCACGGAGATGCTGATCACGGGTGCGCACCTGACGGCGGCAAGAGCTCATGAACTCGGCTTCGTCAACCGAGTTACCCCGGACGGCAGGGCATGTACGACAGCTCTCGAGATCGCCGACCTCATCTGTCAGTCGTCGCCAACGTCAGTGTCCGCAACGCTGCACGCACAACGGGCGAGTCTCGCGGAAGCCGAGCGGCGAGGCTGGGAAGTCACCGCACAAGCAAGGGCCGCTGTCCTCGACTCTCCCAACATGCGGGAGGGAGTCGCTGCGTTCTTCGAGTTACGCGAACCCCGCTGGCTGAGTTTCTGA
- a CDS encoding carboxymuconolactone decarboxylase family protein, whose protein sequence is MDPAGDATLERIYEQVAREAGGVPRLYQALAAAPPLLQGWIDFAWALRADAKAPRGLRELAILRCAQLGGSDYVWRSHVRLATSAGVTDEQLDALASGDPGVFSSLERAVLRIVDELVGGVVADATWQALSAELGEEMMVEMVLTISWYAHVTRVVSALGVPLEAHHGKVARVPGIPPRGD, encoded by the coding sequence GTGGATCCCGCTGGTGACGCTACGCTCGAAAGGATCTACGAACAGGTCGCTCGGGAAGCAGGCGGGGTTCCCCGCCTGTACCAGGCGCTGGCAGCGGCGCCGCCCCTGCTTCAGGGCTGGATCGACTTCGCGTGGGCACTGCGCGCTGACGCGAAGGCTCCTCGTGGGTTGCGGGAGCTGGCGATCCTGCGCTGCGCGCAACTAGGCGGCAGCGACTACGTGTGGCGCAGCCATGTGCGCCTCGCCACCAGTGCCGGCGTCACCGACGAGCAGCTGGATGCTCTCGCGAGCGGTGACCCTGGAGTGTTCAGTTCGCTCGAGCGCGCGGTTCTACGCATTGTCGATGAGTTGGTCGGCGGCGTCGTGGCGGACGCGACCTGGCAGGCGCTCTCAGCCGAGCTGGGCGAGGAAATGATGGTCGAAATGGTGCTCACCATCAGCTGGTATGCCCATGTGACCCGCGTCGTCAGCGCCCTGGGTGTCCCACTCGAGGCACACCACGGCAAAGTCGCGCGGGTGCCGGGGATTCCCCCGCGGGGTGACTAG
- a CDS encoding NAD(P)-dependent oxidoreductase, with protein sequence MTIGFIGAGQIGGPMVERLLAAGRPVRLLARRSEVHDTYAALGATVTDSIAETVRPADIAIVCVYDDAQLRSVALSPEGALAHMRPGTLLASHTTGLPQTLDDIADAGALGGIDVVDASFSGTANDVRAAQLTIMLGGNDTAAERLIPHLECYASTIIRTGARGSALKTKLVNNLLFAAHAQLAADALRLGHDLGLDRSLLLQTVSASSGASEFITRMQTYGSPDAMFERVTPYLAKDFGAVRAAAEALGLDLGVAAVTIDQGPLRMS encoded by the coding sequence GTGACCATCGGATTCATCGGTGCCGGCCAGATCGGCGGCCCGATGGTCGAACGGCTTCTGGCGGCCGGCCGCCCGGTTCGACTGCTCGCTCGACGTTCCGAAGTGCACGATACCTACGCCGCCCTCGGTGCGACCGTCACCGACTCCATCGCCGAGACGGTGCGTCCAGCAGACATCGCCATCGTATGCGTGTACGACGACGCACAACTTCGGTCGGTCGCCCTCAGCCCCGAGGGTGCGCTAGCCCACATGCGACCTGGAACGCTGCTCGCGAGCCACACCACCGGCTTGCCGCAGACCCTCGACGACATTGCCGACGCGGGTGCTCTCGGAGGTATCGACGTCGTCGACGCCAGCTTCAGCGGTACCGCTAACGACGTACGAGCAGCACAGCTGACCATCATGCTCGGCGGCAATGACACGGCAGCAGAACGCCTCATCCCCCACCTTGAGTGCTATGCCTCTACCATCATCCGCACTGGTGCGCGCGGATCGGCCCTGAAGACGAAGTTGGTGAACAACCTCCTCTTTGCGGCGCACGCACAGCTGGCAGCAGATGCGCTCCGACTCGGACATGACCTAGGCTTGGACCGGTCCCTGCTCCTCCAGACGGTGAGCGCAAGCAGCGGAGCGAGCGAGTTCATCACCCGTATGCAAACCTATGGCTCGCCGGACGCTATGTTCGAGCGCGTCACGCCGTACCTCGCCAAAGACTTCGGCGCTGTGCGGGCGGCGGCTGAGGCACTCGGCCTGGACCTCGGGGTCGCCGCGGTGACCATCGATCAGGGTCCATTGCGGATGAGCTGA